Sequence from the Mycobacterium florentinum genome:
ATTCGCTGGGCGGCTTCGTGATCCAGCGCTACCTCGAGCAGCACAGCGCCCCGGCCGCGGTGTTGCTGGGCTCCGTGCCGCCGAAGGGGGTGCTCAGCTTGGCGATCCGCGTCTGGCGTCGCCGGCCGTCGATGACCCTGGAGGCCTGGAGCGACCCCACGCTGCTGAAATTCCTCGCCACCCCCGAGCTGACGCGCGAGTACCTCTTCTGCGCCGACACGCCCGAGGCCATCGTCGAATCCTGCCGTCTTCGCGCCGGGGCCGAGAGCGTTCGCGCCGCCATGACCGATCCGATCGTGCGCCGCGTCCGAACCCGGCGGGTGCGGACGCCGATCCTGGTCCTCGGCGCGCTGTACGACGGCTTCGTCAGCGTCGACGAGGTGCGCGCCACGGCGCGTGCCTACCGGACCGAGCCGGAGTTCTTCGCGATGGGACACAACATGATGCTCGAACCGGGTTGGGCCGACGTCGCCGAACGGATCGACACGTGGCTGCAGACCCGCGATTTAACGGGCCCGTCCCGGCTTCCGGGATAACGTGGCTGCGTCTTCTTCGAGTCGTTCCAACGCCGAAAAGCGTTGCCATGCTACATTTCACACCCGCCGCCACACCGGTTAGCATCGCGGGCCGGGGCCTAAAACCTTTTGAACGGGCGCAGCCTGCCAACGGCGCGCCGGAGGGGAGTCGTGTCGATGCAGCCGGTCAGCGCCGCCGCCGACGCGAGCGTTGGACTCGACACGCGACCGCTGCGAGGCTGGCAGCGCCGCGCGCTGGTGAAGTACCTGGCCGCCGAGCCACGCGACTTCCTGGCCGTGGCCACGCCGGGATCCGGAAAGACGACGTTCGCGCTGCGGGTCATCGCCGAACTGCTGAACAGCCGCGCCGTCGAGCAGATCACCGTCGTCGTGCCCACCGAACACCTCAAGGTGCAGTGGGCGCAGGCCGCGCTGCGGTACGGCATTTTCCTGGATCCGAAGTTCTCCAACACCAGCCCGCAGACCTCGTCGGAATACCACGGCGTCATGGTCACCTACGCCCAGGTCGCGTCGCATCCGACGCTGCACCGGGTGCGCACCGAGCAACGCAAGACGCTGGCCGTTTTCGACGAGATCCACCATGGCGGAGACGCGAAGACCTGGGGTGACGCCATTCGCGAAGCCTTCGGCGACGCCACCCGCCGACTTGCCTTGACGGGCACACCGTTTCGCAGCGACGACAGCCCCATCCCGTTCGTCACCTACGAATCGGGAGCCGACGGGATACGCCGCTCGCAGGCCGCCCACACCTACGGCTACGCCGAAGCGCTCGCCGACGGCGTGGTGCGCCCGGTGGTGTTCCTGGCCTACTCCGGGCAGGCGCGCTGGCGCGACAACGCCGGCGCGGAGCACGAGGCGCGCCTGGGCGAGCCGCTGTCCGCCGAGCAGACCGCGCGCGCGTGGCGCACCGCGCTGGACCCCGCCGGCGAATGGATGCCCGCGGTGATCACCGCCGCGGATCAGCGGCTGCGCCAGAAGCGCACGCACGTACCCGACGCGGGCGGCATGATCATCGCGTCGGACCAGACCGCCGCCCGCGCGTACGCCAAGCTGCTGACGAAGCTGACCGGCGAGGCACCGACGCTGGTGCTCTCCGACGATCCCGGGTCGTCGGCACGGATCTCCGAGTTCTCCGAGAGCACCTCGCGCTGGCTGGTCGCGGTGCGGATGGTGTCCGAGGGTGTCGACGTTCCGCGGCTGTCGGTCGGGATCTACGCCACCAGCGCCTCCACCCCGCTGTTCTTCGCCCAGGCCATCGGGCGCTTCGTGCGGTCGCGGCGGGCCGGCGAGAGCGCGAGCATTTTCGTGCCGTCGGTGCCCAGCCTGCTGATGCTGGCCAGCGAGCTGGAGGCCGAACGCAACCACGTGCTCGGCGAGCCGCACCGCGAATCCCTCGACGACCCGCTCGACGCCGATCCCGCCGTCAAGGAACAGAACGAAAAGTCGGAGCTGGAAAAGGGTTTCACCTCCCTGGGTGCCGACGCCGAACTCGACCAGGTCATCTTCGACGGGTCCTCGTTCGGCACCGCCGCCCCGGCCGGAAGCGACGAGGAGGCCGACTACCTCGGCATCCCGGGGTTGCTCGACGCCACCCAGATGCGGGCGCTGCTGCACCGCCGCCAGGACGAGCAGCTGCAGAAGCGGGCGGCATCCGGGCAGTCCGCTCCCGTGCCGTCGGGGTCGGGGTCCATGCACGGCCAGCTGCGCGAGCTGCGTCGCGAACTCAACGCCCTGGTGTCGGTCGCCCATCACCGCACCGGCAAGCCGCACGGATGGATCCACAACGAACTGCGCCGCCGCTGCGGCGGTCCACCGATCGCCGCGGCGACCCGCGATCAGCTCAGAGACCGCATTGTGGCTGTGCGGCAACTGAATTCGGAGCTGGCTTAACCCAGCTCACGGCGTCTTCACGACTCCTGACGACTGTGGTGCCGGGCCTGGTTGCCGCCGAGCCTTTTCGCCTCGTACATCGCGGCGTCGGCGGCCGCGACCACCTGCCGATACGCCTGCTCGGCGTCGTTGCCGCCGACGCCGGCCAGTGCCAGGGTCGCGATGCCGACGCTGGCGGTCACCGGAGTTGCCGTCGCGGCCACCGCATCGCATAGCCGGCTGCCCCACCCGGGCGGGCGTTCGGTGTGCACGGTGTCGGCGACCAGAAACTCTTCCCCACCGACACGGCCGATGAGCGCGGTGTGTTTGGTGGCGGCAGTCAGCGCGTGCGCGACCGCGACCAGCGCCGAATCGCCGGCAGCGTGACCCTGCGTGTCGTTGAGGTTCTTGAAGCGGTCCAGATCGACCATGGCCACCGCCAGATACGCATGGTCGGCATTGGTGAGAATCCGCCCGAGGACGGCGCGCTCGCAGGCTCTGCGATTCAGCAGGCCGGTCAGCGGATCCCGGTCGGAGCGCAGCAAATCCGCACTCAGCGCACGCACCACAACCTGGATGGCGAAGGGCACCAGCACGTTGAGCTCGAGCACCAGAAAGTAGCAGTGCATGGCCAGAATCCCCTGGCCAACCGCTGCCATCCGCATGACCTCGACCGCTCCAACGGTTCCCGCCAGCCAGAAATTCGCCGCCATGTACCCGGCGGTGTGGAAAAACGCGAGATAGCCGCCCGGCAGGGCAAGGGCCACGCACCCCATCAGCGCGAGAAGGGGGTTGGGCTGAGCCAGGCTGCCGGCCGCGAAACACAAGCTCCAGGTCATCGCGATCACGACCGACTGACGCCGCGTCGGCCAGCCCGACAACCACACGGTCGCAATGCCCAGTCCCAGCACCGCGATCGCCACGTCGAGCGCCAACGCCGGCGGCCGGGGCGGGGCCTGGTCCCACAGCACGTCGATCGGGGTCAGCGCGAGGGACGCGGAGACTCCGGCAAAGATCCAGCGCAGACTCAGGCCCATCCCACGGGATTGCAGATAGCCGGTCAGCCAGTCGTAGTGGTCAGGCTGTCGCCACCACTGCGCTAGCCACCCCATGTGTCACCCTTCGAAAAGCCGAGCGCCCGGCGAAAAGCCGGTTCCCCGCGCGAAAGAATTGAACAGTTGTAACACGTCCACCCACTTCAGCGGGGTCGATCGAAGATCCGAACATCCCCGCGCGACGCCGGTGCGATCTCGTGCTAGTCGCCGACGGGTTCCGCGAGCACCTCGACGATGGGACCGCCCAGCACCGTCAGCAGATTTTGCTCGATCACGGTTCGCGCCTCGTGCTCGGTGTCCGCGGCTTCTTGTCCCGACTCGACCGGCATCGTCACGCAGAACACATCGGCGGCCGTCGACCCGAACGTATTGACCTTCGCCCAGGCGATGTCGGCTCCCGCCCGCTCGAGCGCCTGCGCCAACAAGGCGAGTAGCCCGATCCGGTCCATCGCGCGAACTTCGACGACGAGTTGCTCCGGTGCGGCGGCGTTGAGCCACAGGATGCGGGGCGGGGCGGTCGAACGGGTCAGCGGTGCGCCGGCCTGGACCTCGCCGGCCCGCGACATCGCCGAGTTGGCGGCGTCGGTGTCGCGTTTTTCCAGTGCGCCAAGGATGTCGACGTCGCCATTGAGGGCGCCGACAAACTGCTGACGCAGCAGGCCCGCCTCGGGTGGGGAACCGAACAGCGGCGACACCATGAATTCGGTGATCGCGACGCCCTCGTGAGTGTTGACCGTCGCGGAATGGATCCGCAGCGAATTCAGCGCCAGTACCGCCGCGGCCTTCGACACCAGTCCGCGCTGGTCCGGTGCGACCATCACGGTGTGGAGTCGTTCGCGCTCCCCCGACTTGATCTCGACATGTACTCCGTGATCGACTGCCAGCGCAATATAGTGTGGCGCAGTCGGTTCCACTTCCGGCAACGGCTCACCCGCCATCACCAGCCGACAGCGCCGCACCAGGTCCTCCATCAGGGAGGCTTTCCAGTCGCTCCACACTCCGGGCCCGGTGGCCTTCGAGTCGGCCTCGGCGAGCGCGTGCAGCAGCTCGAGCAGTTGCCAATCCCCGTCCAGCGTCTTCGACACGGATTCAATGGTTTTCGGATCGTTGAGGTCGCTTCGGGTAGCCGCGACGGGCAGCAGCAGATGGTGGCGGACCATGCCTGACAGTGTCTCGATGTCGCGGGGTTCCAGTCCCAGCCGCTCGCCGATCGGAATCACCAAATCGGCCCCCAGCACACAGTGGTCGACACCGCGCCCCTTGCCGATGTCGTGCAGCAGGGCGCCGATTGCCAGCAGGTCCGATCGCGCGACGCGAGTCGTCAGCGGCGCCGCGTTGACGGCGGTCTCGACGATATGACGATCCACGGTCCACACGTGGGACACATCGCGCGGCGGCAGGTCGCGGACGGCGTCCCATTCCGGAAATAGCTTGCTCCACAGCCCCGTTCGGTCCAGCGCTTCGATCGTGTTCACCATCGGGGGGCCGGCCAGCAGCACGACCAGGAGGTCGTCCAGCGCCTCGCGCGGCCACGGTGTCGGCAGGTCCGGCACGCTGGCGGCCAGTCGGCTCAGGGTGGCGGCCCCGATCGGCAGGCCGGTGTTGGCCGAGGCGGCGGCCACCCGAAGCACCAGCCCGGGATCGCGTTCGGGTTGGGCCTCGCGGGCAAGCACGATCTCGCCGTCGTATTCGACCACGCCCTCGTCCAGCGGTCGCCGCTTCGGGCGTCGTACCAGTGCGCTGATACCGCGGCGCGGCAGCGCGTTCTGGGCGGTGCGCAGTCCGCTTTCGGCGTGGTACGCGATGGTGCGGCCGACGTCGGAAAGCATGCGCGCCAACGCGAATCGGTCGCCGGTGTGCAGGGCGGCGCTGATCTCGTCGGCGAACTGGGCCAGCACCTGATCGCGTCCGCGGCCGGACACCCGATGCAGTTCGGTGCGGACGTCGAGCAGGGTCAGATACGCATCGTCGAGTGAACCGCCGGGGATTTCCGGACGGCTCATGCCGCGGCGGTCGATCAGCTGAGCCACGCCCAACGCGTCGAGCAGCTGGACGTCCCGCAGGCCGCCGCGGCCCGATTTCAGGTCGGGCTCGGCGCGTTGCGCGATCCGGCCACATCGCTGCCAGCGGGCGTTCGTCATTTCCACCAGCTCGTCCATCCGGGAGCGAATCGCGGTGCGCCACTGCTTTCGTGCGCCCGCGATCAACTCCTCGGACTGCGCCGGATCGCCGGCGATGTGGCGAGCGTCCAGCAGGCCCAGGGCGGCGATCATGTCGCCGTTGGCGACGGTCAGCGTGCCGGATACCGTTCGCACGCTGTGGTCGAGCCGAACGTTGGCGTCCCACAACGGGTACCACAGCCCATCGGCCACCCGCTGCAGCACGTCGTCGGGGACGTTGTCGTGCAACAGCATCAAGTCCAGATCGGAATAGGGCAGCAGCTCGCGGCGCCCCAGGCCGCCGACCCCGACGAGCGCGAAGCCGCTGGTTTCGGTGATGCCGAGCTCGGTGGCCTTTGCGATCAACCAGGACTCGTGCAGATCCAGCCAGGCGTGCCTGAGCTCGGCCGCGTGCAGCTTGCTGCCCTCAGACAGCAGCGTACGCCGCGCAGCGGCCAAATCGCTTGCTCCGATAGCGATTTCAGCGTGCACGGCGTCCGCTCTGGCTGTCCCGGACGGGTCGGGCTCGGTCGGTTTCATAACCTCCCGGCCCGGTCGGCCTGGATTGTCAATTCGGCGCTAGCGTCATATCGCATCGGTCCCGCGCTCACCGGTGCGCACGCGCACAATGGTTTCCACGGGGCTGACCCAGACCTTGCCGTCGCCGATCTTGCCGGTGCGAGCCGCGCGGACGATGCTGTCCACGACCTTGTCGACGACGGAGTCGTCGACAACGACCTCGATCCGGACCTTCGGCACGAAATCGACCGAGTATTCAGCACCCCGGTAGACCTCGGTGTGCCCCTTCTGCCGTCCGTAGCCCTGGACTTCGCTGACCGTCAGCCCCAGGACGCCCGCATCCTCCAGGGCCGTCTTGACGTCGTCAAGGGTGAACGGCTTCACGATCGCGGTGACCAGCTTCATGATTACTCCGCCTCCACTTTCTCGGCCGCGACTGCTTCGTCCAGTCCGTTAGCACTGTCCGGCAGGGTGGCACGGGGAAGAACCGACGATGTGGCCACTGCGAAATCGTAACCGCTCTCCGCGTGCTCGGCCTCATCGATACCGGCTGCTTCCGCTTCCGGATTCAGCCGCAGCCCCATCGTGTACTTCAGGATCAAGGCGATGATAAACGTGACGACAAACGAGAAGCCAAGCACGCTGAACGCGCCGACCGCCTGCCGTTCCAGCTGATCCCAGCCGCCGCCGTAGAACAAGCCCTTCGACACGCCCGTGACGCCGTTGATCGCCACGCTCTCCGGGGCGGCCAGCAGGCCGACCAGCAGTGTTCCGGCCAGACCACCGACCAGGTGGACACCGACCACGTCCAGCGAGTCATCGAAGCCGAGCTTGAACTTCAGCCCGACCGCCAGCGCGCACACCACACCGGCGACCAGGCCGATGATCAGCGCGCCCAGCGCGTTGACCGACGAGCAGGACGGGGTGATGGCGACCAGCCCCGCCACGATGCCCGACGCCGCTCCCAGCGTTGTCGCCTTGCCGTCGCGAATGCGCTCGGTGAGCAGCCAGGCCAGCATGGCGGTGGCGGTGGCGATCGTGGTGGTCATGAATGTCGCAGCCGCGGCGCCGTTGGAGCTGGTGGCCGAACCCGCGTTGAAGCCGTACCAGCCGAACCACAGCAACCCGGCGCCGAGCATCACGAACGGCAGGTTGTGCGGGCGGAACAGCGTGGTGGGCCAGCCTTTGCGCTTGCCCAGCACCAGCGCCAGCGCCAGACCCGCCGTACCGGAGTTGATATGGACCGCGGTTCCACCGGCGAAGTCGATCGCGTGCAGCTTGTTGGCGATCCAGCCGCCCTTCTCGGCCGCGAAGCCGTCGAACGCGAAGACCCAGTGCGCAACCGGGAAGTACACGAACGTCGCCCACAGCCCGGAGAACACCAGCCAGGCGCTGAACTTGAGGCGGTCGGAGACCGCGCCCGAGATCAGGGCGACGGTGATGATCGCGAACATCAGCTGGAACGCCACGAACACGGTCGCGGGCAAGGTGCCGGCGAGCGGAATATCCGTCGCGGCAACGCCTTTGGTCGGATCGGCGGCTACGGCGTTGCCACCGATCAGGCCCTTGAGGCCCCAGTACTCGGTGGGGTCGCCGATCAGGTTGGCCTTGTCAGTGCCAAACGAGACTGAATAGCCATATAGAACCCACAGCACCGTCACCACACCCATGGCGCTGATACTCATCATGAGCATGTTGAGCACGCTTCGCGCGCGCACCATGCCGCCGTAGAAGAACGCCAATCCTGGCGTCATCAACAGCACCAGCGCTGAACTCGCCAGCATCCATGCGGTATCACCGGTATTGGGCTGGCCCATTACTGGGAAACTCACTCGCTATCACCTCCGGTCGGCCCTGAACGGGTCATCAGACATGTGCCTGCTGACCTGATCCAGAACCTTGCGCAATAGTTGTTTCCGAGATGGGGCCACCGTGTTTCGGCGTCATTAACGAAACGGCGGCTGTGTAAGGGGTTTCAGCCGAGCAGGGCGTCCACGAATGCGGCCGTCTCAAAAGGCGCCAAATCGTCCGGGCCTTCGCCGAGGCCGACGAGTTTCACCGGCACGCCCAGTTCCTGTTGAACCCGGAAAACGATGCCGCCCTTGGCCGTTCCGTCCAGCTTGGTCAGCACCGCGCCGGTGATGTCGACGACGTCGGCGAAAACCTTTGCCTGGGCCAGGCCGTTCTGTCCGATCGTGGCGTCGAGGACAAGTAACACCTCGTCGACGGCGGCGCGCCGGGTCACCACGCGCTTGACCTTGTCGAGCTCGTCCATCAGACCCACCTTGGTGTGCAGCCGCCCCGCGGTGTCGATCAGCACGACGTCCGCGCCCGCCTCGATGCCCTTGTCGACGGCGTCGAAGGCCACCGCCGCCGGGTCCGAGCCCTCGGGCCCGCGCACCACTTCGGCGCCCACCCGGGACGCCCAGGTCTCCAGTTGATCGGCGGCGGCGGCCCGGAATGTATCGGCGGCGCCCAGCACGACACGCCGACCGTCGGCCACCAGCACCCGCGCCAGCTTGCCGACCGTGGTGGTCTTTCCGGTGCCGTTGACGCCGACGATCAGCAGCACCGACGGGTGATCGTCGTGCGGCAGCGCGCGGATCGAGCGATCCATTTCGGGTTTGAGCTCTTTGATCAGCACGTCGCGCAGCACCGCCCGCGCGTCGGCTTCGGTGCGGACATTGCTGCTGGCCAGGCGGCTGCGCAGCTGTGCGACCACCGACTCGGTGACGACCGGGCCCAGGTCGGCGACCAGCAGGGTGTCCTCGACGTCCTGCCAGGAGTCTTCGTCCAGGTCGCCGCCGCCGATCAGTCCCAGCATGCTGCGCCCGAGCGCGTTCTGCGATCGGGCCAGCCGGCCGCGCAAGCGTTCCAGCCGGCCCTCGGTCGGCGCGATCTCCTCGATCTCGGCCGCCGCGGGGGCTTCCGGCTCCGGCTGCACCGGCGGGGGCGTGACGGTCTCGGGTTCGGGCAGCGCAACGTCGGAGATCGTGCGCCGTGGCGCGTCGCGCGGGATGGTGGCGTCGTCTCCCACCGCGGGCAGCCCGGTGGTGTCGATCGTGGGCGTGCCCTGGCTGAAGGTGATGCCTGAGGACGCGGTGTAACCGCCGGACCGGTCGAGTGCGGTCGGCTCGGGCCGGGTCAGGCTGATCTGCCGGCGACGGTACCGCCTCAGCCCCAGGACCAGCGCAGCGATGACAACCAGGGCGGCAACGACGGCGATGGCGATCCAAAGACCTTGCGACACGCTGACATTGTTTCAGGGCCACGCGGGCCAACTCACAGCGGCAGTCGCCGCCCGGGCCCTAAGAAGAGGTAGTGGCGAGCGGCGCGACCTCTTGGCCGCGCATCCGCTGCGAGATCACCGCGGTAATGCCGTCGCCCTGCATGGTCACGCCGTACAGCGCGTCGGCGACCTCCATGGTCGGCTTCTGGTGGGTGATGATGAGCAGCTGCGAGCGCGCCCGCAGCAGCTCG
This genomic interval carries:
- a CDS encoding alpha/beta hydrolase, giving the protein MLEVIDKGSCSRDHPVPLLFVHGGWHGAWCWDDHFLDYFADAGYRAVSISLRGHGNSPTAKPLTKVSVADYLDDLRSVADELGGAPALIGHSLGGFVIQRYLEQHSAPAAVLLGSVPPKGVLSLAIRVWRRRPSMTLEAWSDPTLLKFLATPELTREYLFCADTPEAIVESCRLRAGAESVRAAMTDPIVRRVRTRRVRTPILVLGALYDGFVSVDEVRATARAYRTEPEFFAMGHNMMLEPGWADVAERIDTWLQTRDLTGPSRLPG
- a CDS encoding DEAD/DEAH box helicase; this translates as MQPVSAAADASVGLDTRPLRGWQRRALVKYLAAEPRDFLAVATPGSGKTTFALRVIAELLNSRAVEQITVVVPTEHLKVQWAQAALRYGIFLDPKFSNTSPQTSSEYHGVMVTYAQVASHPTLHRVRTEQRKTLAVFDEIHHGGDAKTWGDAIREAFGDATRRLALTGTPFRSDDSPIPFVTYESGADGIRRSQAAHTYGYAEALADGVVRPVVFLAYSGQARWRDNAGAEHEARLGEPLSAEQTARAWRTALDPAGEWMPAVITAADQRLRQKRTHVPDAGGMIIASDQTAARAYAKLLTKLTGEAPTLVLSDDPGSSARISEFSESTSRWLVAVRMVSEGVDVPRLSVGIYATSASTPLFFAQAIGRFVRSRRAGESASIFVPSVPSLLMLASELEAERNHVLGEPHRESLDDPLDADPAVKEQNEKSELEKGFTSLGADAELDQVIFDGSSFGTAAPAGSDEEADYLGIPGLLDATQMRALLHRRQDEQLQKRAASGQSAPVPSGSGSMHGQLRELRRELNALVSVAHHRTGKPHGWIHNELRRRCGGPPIAAATRDQLRDRIVAVRQLNSELA
- a CDS encoding GGDEF domain-containing protein, which codes for MGWLAQWWRQPDHYDWLTGYLQSRGMGLSLRWIFAGVSASLALTPIDVLWDQAPPRPPALALDVAIAVLGLGIATVWLSGWPTRRQSVVIAMTWSLCFAAGSLAQPNPLLALMGCVALALPGGYLAFFHTAGYMAANFWLAGTVGAVEVMRMAAVGQGILAMHCYFLVLELNVLVPFAIQVVVRALSADLLRSDRDPLTGLLNRRACERAVLGRILTNADHAYLAVAMVDLDRFKNLNDTQGHAAGDSALVAVAHALTAATKHTALIGRVGGEEFLVADTVHTERPPGWGSRLCDAVAATATPVTASVGIATLALAGVGGNDAEQAYRQVVAAADAAMYEAKRLGGNQARHHSRQES
- a CDS encoding [protein-PII] uridylyltransferase, which codes for MKPTEPDPSGTARADAVHAEIAIGASDLAAARRTLLSEGSKLHAAELRHAWLDLHESWLIAKATELGITETSGFALVGVGGLGRRELLPYSDLDLMLLHDNVPDDVLQRVADGLWYPLWDANVRLDHSVRTVSGTLTVANGDMIAALGLLDARHIAGDPAQSEELIAGARKQWRTAIRSRMDELVEMTNARWQRCGRIAQRAEPDLKSGRGGLRDVQLLDALGVAQLIDRRGMSRPEIPGGSLDDAYLTLLDVRTELHRVSGRGRDQVLAQFADEISAALHTGDRFALARMLSDVGRTIAYHAESGLRTAQNALPRRGISALVRRPKRRPLDEGVVEYDGEIVLAREAQPERDPGLVLRVAAASANTGLPIGAATLSRLAASVPDLPTPWPREALDDLLVVLLAGPPMVNTIEALDRTGLWSKLFPEWDAVRDLPPRDVSHVWTVDRHIVETAVNAAPLTTRVARSDLLAIGALLHDIGKGRGVDHCVLGADLVIPIGERLGLEPRDIETLSGMVRHHLLLPVAATRSDLNDPKTIESVSKTLDGDWQLLELLHALAEADSKATGPGVWSDWKASLMEDLVRRCRLVMAGEPLPEVEPTAPHYIALAVDHGVHVEIKSGERERLHTVMVAPDQRGLVSKAAAVLALNSLRIHSATVNTHEGVAITEFMVSPLFGSPPEAGLLRQQFVGALNGDVDILGALEKRDTDAANSAMSRAGEVQAGAPLTRSTAPPRILWLNAAAPEQLVVEVRAMDRIGLLALLAQALERAGADIAWAKVNTFGSTAADVFCVTMPVESGQEAADTEHEARTVIEQNLLTVLGGPIVEVLAEPVGD
- a CDS encoding P-II family nitrogen regulator, producing MKLVTAIVKPFTLDDVKTALEDAGVLGLTVSEVQGYGRQKGHTEVYRGAEYSVDFVPKVRIEVVVDDSVVDKVVDSIVRAARTGKIGDGKVWVSPVETIVRVRTGERGTDAI
- a CDS encoding ammonium transporter; amino-acid sequence: MGQPNTGDTAWMLASSALVLLMTPGLAFFYGGMVRARSVLNMLMMSISAMGVVTVLWVLYGYSVSFGTDKANLIGDPTEYWGLKGLIGGNAVAADPTKGVAATDIPLAGTLPATVFVAFQLMFAIITVALISGAVSDRLKFSAWLVFSGLWATFVYFPVAHWVFAFDGFAAEKGGWIANKLHAIDFAGGTAVHINSGTAGLALALVLGKRKGWPTTLFRPHNLPFVMLGAGLLWFGWYGFNAGSATSSNGAAAATFMTTTIATATAMLAWLLTERIRDGKATTLGAASGIVAGLVAITPSCSSVNALGALIIGLVAGVVCALAVGLKFKLGFDDSLDVVGVHLVGGLAGTLLVGLLAAPESVAINGVTGVSKGLFYGGGWDQLERQAVGAFSVLGFSFVVTFIIALILKYTMGLRLNPEAEAAGIDEAEHAESGYDFAVATSSVLPRATLPDSANGLDEAVAAEKVEAE
- the ftsY gene encoding signal recognition particle-docking protein FtsY; translated protein: MSQGLWIAIAVVAALVVIAALVLGLRRYRRRQISLTRPEPTALDRSGGYTASSGITFSQGTPTIDTTGLPAVGDDATIPRDAPRRTISDVALPEPETVTPPPVQPEPEAPAAAEIEEIAPTEGRLERLRGRLARSQNALGRSMLGLIGGGDLDEDSWQDVEDTLLVADLGPVVTESVVAQLRSRLASSNVRTEADARAVLRDVLIKELKPEMDRSIRALPHDDHPSVLLIVGVNGTGKTTTVGKLARVLVADGRRVVLGAADTFRAAAADQLETWASRVGAEVVRGPEGSDPAAVAFDAVDKGIEAGADVVLIDTAGRLHTKVGLMDELDKVKRVVTRRAAVDEVLLVLDATIGQNGLAQAKVFADVVDITGAVLTKLDGTAKGGIVFRVQQELGVPVKLVGLGEGPDDLAPFETAAFVDALLG